In the genome of Bacteroidota bacterium, one region contains:
- a CDS encoding glycosyltransferase: MKISIITICFNSADTIEDTIKSVLSQNYPNIEYIIVDGESTDNTKVIIEKYRDKINTFISEKDNGIYSAMNKGVKLATGHIVGILNSDDLYSDPNVITNVVNKFLNPSVEGIYGDLVYVSRTNTDKVSRVWKAGEYKEGMFLKGWMPPHPSFFVKRNIYEKFGMFNTQLTSAADYELMLRFIHKEKTKIAYLPEVLVKMRDGGKSNISIFNRIKANREDLLAWKINGLKPGPFTLILKPFSKIGQFLKR, encoded by the coding sequence ATGAAAATTTCCATTATTACCATTTGCTTTAACAGTGCTGATACAATTGAGGATACGATTAAATCTGTACTTTCACAAAACTATCCCAATATAGAATATATCATTGTTGATGGAGAGTCAACGGATAATACCAAGGTAATTATAGAAAAATACAGGGATAAAATAAACACATTTATTTCTGAAAAAGATAATGGAATTTATTCAGCAATGAACAAAGGAGTTAAATTAGCTACTGGTCATATTGTTGGAATTTTAAATTCAGATGATTTATACTCCGATCCAAATGTAATTACCAATGTTGTTAATAAATTCTTAAATCCAAGTGTGGAAGGTATTTACGGAGATTTGGTATACGTTTCCAGAACCAATACCGATAAGGTTTCACGTGTTTGGAAAGCAGGAGAATACAAGGAAGGAATGTTTTTAAAAGGATGGATGCCCCCTCATCCTTCATTTTTTGTTAAAAGAAACATTTATGAAAAGTTTGGGATGTTCAATACCCAATTAACTTCTGCTGCAGATTACGAATTAATGCTTCGTTTTATTCACAAAGAAAAAACCAAAATTGCTTACCTGCCTGAAGTTCTAGTAAAAATGAGAGATGGTGGAAAAAGTAACATCTCAATCTTCAACCGGATAAAAGCAAATAGGGAAGATTTGCTGGCATGGAAAATTAATGGTCTTAAGCCAGGACCTTTTACACTGATTTTAAAACCATTTTCTAAAATAGGACAATTTTTAAAAAGATAA
- a CDS encoding glycosyltransferase family 4 protein: MDKKKRILVFIDWFLPGYKAGGPVQSCNNLIEQLKDEYDFSIITRDTDYCEQTPYPKIKSNEWIINHQGTRVYYISSDKLYRKTIRQLIKSEDFDLVYLNGIYSLYFTLIPLFYLKRVFSLRLAFKTSEKKIIVAARGMLSQGAVSIKRNKKMLFIKSSRIIGLFSNVIFHATNTEEARDITLHFGANSKIFIAPNLPKKFTSNTHTLRIKENSLVKIVNIARIAPEKGLLTALLALENVNARVDLDIYGPLYDENYWQQCKLQIKKLPKNISVNYKGSIPGNEIDGVLRKCHFMLMATMGENYGHVIIESLSAGCPVIISNKTPWKNLTENLAGWEISLNELETFSKVIEKCAQMDQLDYNKWSKGAYLYAEKFINNAEILEQNRELFRF, encoded by the coding sequence ATGGATAAAAAGAAAAGAATTCTTGTGTTTATTGATTGGTTCCTTCCGGGGTATAAAGCAGGGGGACCTGTACAATCGTGTAACAATCTTATTGAGCAGTTAAAGGACGAATATGATTTCTCAATAATTACAAGAGATACAGATTATTGTGAGCAAACTCCTTACCCCAAGATTAAATCAAATGAATGGATAATAAATCATCAGGGAACCAGAGTTTATTATATTTCAAGTGATAAACTCTATCGTAAAACAATCAGGCAATTAATAAAATCGGAAGATTTTGATTTGGTTTACCTAAATGGTATTTATTCCTTGTATTTTACACTAATTCCTTTGTTTTATCTTAAACGTGTTTTTTCTTTACGGCTTGCATTTAAAACTTCCGAAAAAAAAATTATAGTTGCAGCCAGGGGGATGCTTTCTCAAGGGGCTGTTTCAATTAAAAGGAATAAAAAAATGCTTTTTATTAAATCATCAAGGATAATTGGATTGTTTAGTAATGTGATTTTTCATGCCACAAACACAGAGGAAGCAAGGGATATTACTTTGCATTTTGGAGCAAATTCAAAAATTTTTATAGCTCCGAATTTGCCAAAGAAATTTACCTCAAATACCCATACATTAAGAATAAAAGAAAACAGCTTGGTTAAAATTGTAAATATTGCAAGAATAGCTCCTGAAAAGGGATTGCTGACTGCGCTTTTGGCCCTGGAAAATGTAAATGCAAGAGTTGATTTGGATATTTATGGACCATTGTATGATGAAAATTATTGGCAACAGTGTAAATTACAGATTAAGAAACTGCCCAAAAATATTTCCGTAAATTACAAAGGAAGTATACCAGGTAATGAAATTGATGGTGTTTTAAGGAAATGTCATTTTATGCTAATGGCAACAATGGGAGAAAACTACGGCCATGTTATAATTGAATCTTTATCAGCAGGCTGTCCCGTTATTATTTCAAATAAAACACCATGGAAAAATTTAACTGAAAATCTTGCCGGCTGGGAAATTAGTTTAAATGAACTTGAAACATTTTCAAAAGTTATTGAAAAATGTGCACAAATGGATCAGCTTGATTACAATAAATGGTCAAAGGGAGCTTATTTATATGCAGAAAAATTCATTAACAATGCTGAAATTTTGGAACAGAATCGTGAATTATTCCGATTTTAA
- a CDS encoding threonylcarbamoyl-AMP synthase, with translation MAKISTDIKLAAEYLKKGEVIAIPSETVYGLAGNAFDPTAVSKIFEVKKRPFFNPLIVHTNSIDKIFEFADLAGPALKLAEKFWPGPLTLLLPKKDNVPDLVTAGSPVIAVRIPGHPLTLQLLEIIDFPLAAPSANPFGYVSPTTAEHVVSQLGEAIPFVLDGGPCSVGIESTIVGFDFSEDLLIYRVGGLSIEDIETETGKKAILLNELEKLPTTPGRLKSHYATSTAMLTGKINEMISNYDPKKTGIISFKTTYPGVPISQQMILSPEGNLQEAAQKLFSAMRMLDKLNLDIILAEEFPEIGLGRAINDRLKKAGHNSI, from the coding sequence ATGGCGAAAATTTCTACAGATATAAAACTGGCGGCTGAATATTTGAAAAAGGGAGAAGTAATAGCAATTCCTTCCGAAACAGTTTATGGTTTAGCAGGAAATGCATTTGACCCAACAGCTGTTTCAAAAATATTTGAAGTTAAAAAGCGGCCATTTTTCAATCCTTTAATTGTACATACTAATTCTATTGATAAAATTTTTGAATTTGCTGATCTTGCCGGACCTGCACTTAAACTAGCGGAAAAATTTTGGCCTGGACCATTAACCCTTCTTTTACCTAAAAAAGACAATGTTCCAGATTTAGTAACAGCCGGCAGTCCTGTAATTGCTGTAAGAATTCCAGGCCACCCATTAACCTTGCAATTATTGGAAATAATAGATTTCCCTTTGGCTGCTCCTAGTGCGAACCCCTTTGGATATGTAAGCCCTACAACTGCTGAACATGTTGTTTCTCAATTGGGAGAAGCTATTCCATTTGTATTGGATGGTGGCCCTTGTAGTGTAGGAATTGAGTCAACAATTGTTGGATTTGATTTTTCAGAAGACCTATTAATTTATCGTGTAGGAGGATTAAGTATAGAAGATATAGAAACTGAAACGGGTAAAAAAGCAATTTTATTAAATGAATTGGAAAAACTACCAACTACTCCAGGAAGACTGAAAAGTCATTATGCCACTTCTACTGCAATGCTTACAGGTAAAATAAATGAAATGATTTCTAATTACGATCCTAAAAAAACAGGTATAATATCATTTAAAACCACTTATCCCGGAGTTCCTATTTCTCAGCAAATGATTTTATCACCTGAGGGAAATCTACAGGAAGCTGCTCAAAAACTGTTTTCTGCAATGAGAATGCTTGATAAATTAAATCTGGATATTATACTTGCAGAGGAATTTCCAGAAATAGGTCTTGGAAGGGCAATAAATGACAGATTAAAAAAAGCAGGGCATAATTCAATTTAA
- a CDS encoding gliding motility-associated C-terminal domain-containing protein: MKPLLWVTRILSVLRNLISCVCTLILFLTGFSHSQAAGFMINEINLVESPVIIKPPCDPLQPTLIDSVSVNPFTGAIRVSWFQNPSPDVVYYVVYVYNASTSPPWDAIDTVYGAANLSSTITNYNSATGSYTFAVSAHDNCGNSSFFSLDAAHNTIFSEMEYNACELEINLKWNKYKNWQNGVLNYKIWASVNNGAYQLIGVTSNTDTTFKHSSVSSQANICYYIQAISQSGNKTSKSNKTCVFTNFPGSPAFSYIRYATVTGNTQIKIAAYVDITANVLNYIIERKTTGTFATIAEISPAQITGDSFEYTDNDVKTNENSYVYRFKTINNCNKESGISNEAKTILLDVQNNTDAMVNSLKWNDYLGFDVSVSSYDIYRGVDGIYTKIASLPVGFNFYEDNISDFHSTSGEFCYFVKAIEGVGNVYDFKEESNSNQKCIEQSPFLYVPSAFTPMGNNPIFKPVFSFVEPSSYFFAIYNRWGERFFETSNTQTGWDGNTKNGPAPIGVYIYHIEYGSAFGQSFVKTGSVTLIR, encoded by the coding sequence ATGAAGCCCTTATTGTGGGTAACAAGAATTCTCTCAGTATTGAGAAACTTAATTTCATGTGTTTGTACTCTTATCCTGTTTCTTACAGGATTTTCTCACAGCCAGGCTGCGGGGTTTATGATCAATGAGATTAATCTTGTTGAATCCCCTGTAATCATTAAGCCACCTTGTGATCCTTTACAACCAACTTTAATTGATTCAGTTAGTGTAAATCCTTTTACAGGGGCTATAAGAGTTAGTTGGTTCCAGAACCCTTCCCCTGATGTTGTGTATTACGTTGTATATGTTTACAATGCCTCAACCAGTCCACCTTGGGATGCTATTGATACTGTATATGGGGCAGCAAACCTCTCATCAACCATTACAAATTACAACTCTGCTACTGGGAGTTATACTTTTGCTGTTTCCGCTCACGATAATTGCGGAAATTCAAGTTTTTTCTCCCTTGATGCAGCTCACAATACAATTTTTTCAGAAATGGAATATAATGCTTGTGAACTGGAAATTAATTTGAAATGGAACAAATACAAGAATTGGCAAAATGGAGTTCTCAATTATAAAATATGGGCTTCTGTGAATAATGGGGCATATCAATTAATTGGAGTTACTTCAAATACAGACACTACTTTTAAACATTCCTCAGTAAGCTCTCAAGCCAATATTTGTTACTATATACAGGCAATATCACAGAGTGGAAATAAAACTTCAAAATCCAATAAAACTTGTGTTTTTACAAATTTCCCCGGTTCCCCTGCATTTTCATATATAAGATATGCTACTGTTACCGGGAACACTCAAATTAAAATAGCTGCTTATGTGGATATAACTGCAAATGTATTAAATTATATAATTGAGCGTAAAACAACTGGAACTTTTGCAACCATTGCAGAAATTTCACCTGCTCAGATTACAGGAGATTCGTTTGAATATACCGACAATGATGTAAAAACAAACGAAAACAGCTATGTATACCGCTTTAAAACTATAAACAATTGCAATAAGGAATCGGGAATTTCGAATGAAGCTAAAACTATTCTACTTGATGTTCAAAACAATACAGATGCAATGGTGAACAGCTTGAAATGGAATGATTATTTAGGTTTTGATGTCTCCGTTTCATCTTATGATATTTATCGTGGTGTAGATGGGATTTACACTAAAATTGCCAGTTTACCTGTCGGTTTTAATTTTTATGAAGATAATATTTCTGATTTTCATTCTACCAGCGGTGAATTTTGTTATTTTGTTAAAGCAATAGAGGGAGTTGGAAATGTATATGATTTTAAAGAAGAAAGCAACAGCAATCAAAAATGTATAGAACAAAGCCCCTTTCTATATGTACCTAGTGCTTTTACTCCTATGGGAAATAATCCGATTTTTAAACCTGTATTTTCCTTTGTTGAACCTTCATCCTATTTTTTTGCAATTTATAATAGATGGGGAGAACGATTTTTTGAAACCTCTAACACCCAGACTGGTTGGGATGGGAATACTAAAAATGGCCCAGCCCCAATTGGAGTTTACATTTATCATATAGAATATGGTTCTGCTTTTGGCCAGTCATTTGTAAAAACAGGGAGTGTAACTTTAATTCGGTAA
- a CDS encoding DUF561 domain-containing protein, producing MDNPISKLFNIKYPIIQAGMIWCSGWELASAVSNAGALGIIGAGSMYPEILKDHIRKCKAATPKPFAVNLPLLYPEMQALVDIVISEKVEIVFTSAGNPSTWTTKLKENGIKVVHVVSSAKFARKAELAGVDAIVAEGFEAGGHNGREETTTMCLIPLVAKAVSIPVIAAGGIGSGRAMLASFALGAQGVQIGSRFVASQESSAHENFKNKVIEVNEGDTILSLKKLSPVRLIKNGFYQQILQAEEKCASREELQQILGRSRAKKGMFEGNLEEGELEIGQVAASINEIKPAKEIIMEIIAEYNEALEEIASQKYNW from the coding sequence ATGGATAATCCTATTTCAAAACTTTTCAACATTAAATATCCAATAATTCAGGCAGGCATGATTTGGTGTAGTGGCTGGGAGTTAGCCTCTGCCGTGAGTAATGCAGGAGCATTGGGCATTATTGGTGCAGGTTCTATGTATCCTGAAATTTTAAAAGATCATATTCGCAAATGTAAAGCAGCAACCCCTAAACCTTTTGCTGTTAACCTTCCTTTACTTTATCCTGAAATGCAAGCCTTGGTTGACATTGTTATTTCTGAAAAGGTTGAAATAGTTTTTACTTCAGCAGGTAATCCCTCTACATGGACCACAAAGCTAAAAGAGAATGGAATTAAAGTTGTACATGTTGTTTCAAGTGCTAAGTTTGCCAGAAAGGCAGAGCTTGCTGGTGTTGATGCTATTGTTGCTGAAGGATTTGAAGCCGGAGGCCATAATGGAAGGGAGGAAACAACAACAATGTGCCTTATTCCATTAGTAGCAAAGGCTGTTTCAATTCCTGTTATTGCCGCTGGTGGAATTGGAAGTGGGAGAGCTATGCTCGCGTCCTTTGCTCTAGGTGCTCAAGGAGTTCAAATTGGAAGCAGATTTGTTGCATCACAGGAATCCTCAGCGCATGAGAATTTTAAAAATAAAGTAATTGAAGTTAACGAAGGAGACACTATCCTTTCCCTTAAAAAACTCTCTCCGGTTCGTTTAATCAAAAACGGATTTTATCAACAAATTCTCCAGGCTGAAGAAAAATGTGCATCAAGAGAAGAACTGCAACAGATTTTAGGTAGATCAAGAGCAAAAAAAGGAATGTTCGAGGGCAATTTAGAAGAAGGTGAATTGGAAATAGGCCAAGTAGCAGCATCAATTAATGAAATAAAGCCTGCAAAGGAGATAATTATGGAAATAATAGCAGAATATAACGAAGCATTAGAGGAAATTGCTTCACAAAAATATAATTGGTAA
- a CDS encoding insulinase family protein, translating into MLDRKLAPEFQTLDKIAMVQTVKHVLENGVELYSLNAGTQEVIKIEFLFTAGERYQTAPLVASTVNNLINEGTDKHSSEEIAGIIDYYGAFFQTETGKDSSSVVLYTLEKHLKKVLPVVKEILTEAAFPENELQTFIQNSKQKYLVDNQKVSSIARKYFLNMLYGDKNYYGYTVQLEDFDKLEDTSRLKDFYRDYYASNRCTIIAAGMVTDEVIDLLSSVFGSNWKRSESFLVDTMRILDPLEKQKVIEKPDAIQSAIRIGRNLFNKTHEDYMSMQVVNTILGGYFGSRLMANIREDKGYTYGIGSGLVSLQKAGYFFISTEVGVDVCQKAINEIYFELKRLREDLVSEAELNLVKNYMTGVFLKNTDGPFALSERFKGIFEYGLGYEFYDRYLNTIKTITPKQIKNIANKYLQQEDLLELVVGKK; encoded by the coding sequence ATGCTCGATAGAAAATTAGCACCGGAGTTTCAAACCTTGGATAAAATAGCCATGGTCCAGACAGTGAAGCATGTGCTTGAAAATGGGGTGGAACTTTATTCCCTGAATGCTGGAACACAGGAGGTTATTAAAATTGAATTTTTATTTACAGCCGGAGAACGCTATCAAACTGCTCCCTTGGTTGCTTCTACAGTAAATAACTTGATTAATGAAGGTACAGATAAGCACAGTTCTGAAGAAATTGCTGGTATAATTGATTATTACGGTGCATTTTTTCAAACTGAAACCGGTAAAGATTCCTCATCTGTTGTTTTATACACTTTGGAAAAACATTTGAAAAAAGTATTGCCTGTAGTTAAAGAAATACTAACAGAAGCTGCTTTTCCAGAGAATGAATTACAAACATTTATACAGAATTCAAAACAAAAATATCTTGTTGATAATCAGAAAGTAAGTAGCATTGCCAGAAAGTATTTCTTGAACATGTTATACGGTGATAAGAACTACTACGGCTATACAGTTCAACTTGAGGATTTTGATAAACTTGAAGATACAAGCAGGCTAAAAGATTTCTACAGAGATTATTATGCCTCAAACCGATGTACAATTATTGCAGCGGGAATGGTAACGGATGAAGTTATAGATCTTTTGTCATCTGTTTTTGGAAGCAATTGGAAAAGATCAGAATCCTTTTTGGTTGATACCATGCGCATTCTTGATCCTTTGGAAAAACAAAAAGTGATTGAAAAACCAGATGCAATTCAATCGGCTATCAGAATTGGAAGGAATTTATTCAATAAAACGCATGAGGATTACATGAGCATGCAGGTTGTTAACACCATTCTGGGTGGTTATTTTGGTTCAAGACTAATGGCTAATATACGGGAAGATAAGGGTTACACCTATGGTATTGGCTCAGGATTGGTTTCATTGCAAAAAGCAGGCTATTTTTTTATTTCCACTGAAGTAGGGGTGGATGTATGCCAAAAAGCCATTAATGAAATATATTTCGAATTAAAACGTTTAAGGGAGGATCTTGTATCTGAGGCAGAATTAAATCTGGTTAAAAATTACATGACTGGTGTTTTTTTGAAAAACACAGATGGACCTTTTGCTCTTTCAGAAAGATTTAAAGGAATTTTCGAATACGGATTGGGCTATGAGTTCTATGATAGGTATTTAAATACTATAAAAACAATAACCCCGAAGCAAATCAAGAATATAGCCAATAAATACCTGCAACAGGAAGATTTATTGGAATTGGTGGTTGGAAAAAAGTAA
- the wcaF gene encoding colanic acid biosynthesis acetyltransferase WcaF, with translation MVYKTDLSSFNNKWFKTGASKPKRILWYYVNLIFFLSPIFPSYKLKVRLLRMFGATIGDGVLIKPSVNIKYPWKLIIYNNVWIGENAWIDNLALVTIGNNVCISQGAMLLCGNHNYKKSTFDLLTGAITIEEGAWIGAKAIVSPGVKCFSHSILTVGSVAVKNLEPFSIYQGNPAVKVRDRVLIS, from the coding sequence ATGGTATATAAAACTGATCTGTCTTCTTTTAACAATAAGTGGTTTAAAACTGGTGCTTCAAAACCTAAAAGAATTTTGTGGTATTATGTAAACCTGATTTTCTTTCTTTCTCCGATTTTCCCATCCTATAAATTAAAAGTCAGATTACTTAGGATGTTTGGGGCAACAATTGGTGATGGAGTATTAATTAAGCCATCTGTGAATATTAAATACCCCTGGAAATTAATTATATATAATAATGTCTGGATCGGTGAAAATGCATGGATTGATAATCTAGCATTAGTTACCATTGGAAATAATGTTTGCATTTCACAGGGAGCGATGCTTTTATGCGGAAATCATAATTATAAAAAATCTACTTTTGATTTGTTAACAGGTGCAATTACAATTGAAGAGGGGGCCTGGATTGGGGCAAAAGCAATTGTTTCTCCTGGAGTTAAATGCTTTTCCCATTCAATTCTAACTGTTGGCTCAGTTGCAGTAAAAAATTTAGAGCCTTTTTCCATTTACCAGGGAAATCCAGCAGTAAAGGTAAGAGACAGGGTTCTTATAAGCTAA
- a CDS encoding insulinase family protein, whose amino-acid sequence MIEFDRFQLNNGLKVIVHKDTSTAIVAVNLLYDVGARDETPDKTGFAHLFEHLMFGGSINIPVYDEPLQMVGGENNAFTSNDMTNYYLTLPKNNIETAFWLESDRMLSLAFTEKSLEVQKNVVIEEFKQRYLNQPYGDVFLLLRPLAYKIHPYNWPTIGKEISHIENATMEDVKGFFKKFYAPNNAILVVAGDVDTQQVKELAEKWFGEIPRGPEFIRQLPKEPEKLEPEYLTVEKDVPFDALYMAYHICARKAKQYYTADLISDILSRGNSSRFHLELVKKKKIFSEINAYVTGDFDEGLFIISGKVVEGFSIKQAEQAVFEEIEKLKLELVEQNELDKVKNKVESSLAFSELSVSNKAMTLAYYELLGDAEMINQEIGKYMLVSPLEIKKLANEIFKGQNCSTLYYLSKK is encoded by the coding sequence ATGATTGAATTTGATCGTTTTCAATTAAACAATGGATTAAAAGTAATTGTTCATAAAGACACTTCAACCGCTATTGTTGCAGTTAATTTGTTGTATGATGTAGGTGCAAGAGATGAAACTCCCGATAAAACAGGTTTTGCTCACTTGTTTGAACACCTTATGTTCGGGGGGTCCATCAATATTCCTGTATATGATGAACCTTTGCAAATGGTAGGAGGAGAAAACAATGCGTTTACTTCAAATGATATGACCAATTACTACCTTACATTGCCAAAAAATAATATTGAAACTGCTTTTTGGCTAGAGTCTGATAGAATGTTAAGCCTTGCCTTTACAGAAAAGAGTCTTGAGGTTCAAAAAAATGTTGTAATTGAAGAATTTAAACAACGTTATTTGAACCAACCCTATGGTGATGTCTTTTTATTATTAAGACCCCTGGCATATAAAATACACCCCTACAACTGGCCAACAATTGGAAAAGAAATTTCCCACATTGAAAATGCGACAATGGAGGATGTAAAAGGATTTTTCAAGAAATTTTATGCTCCAAACAATGCAATTTTGGTTGTTGCTGGCGATGTTGATACCCAGCAGGTTAAAGAATTGGCAGAAAAATGGTTTGGTGAAATTCCCAGAGGCCCTGAATTCATAAGACAATTACCAAAAGAACCTGAAAAACTTGAACCTGAATATCTTACAGTTGAAAAAGATGTTCCTTTTGACGCCCTTTATATGGCTTACCATATATGCGCCAGAAAAGCAAAGCAATATTATACTGCTGATCTTATTTCTGATATTCTTTCCCGAGGAAATTCTTCAAGATTTCACCTTGAATTGGTGAAAAAAAAGAAAATTTTCAGTGAAATTAATGCTTATGTAACCGGGGATTTTGATGAAGGATTATTTATTATTAGTGGAAAAGTTGTTGAAGGGTTTTCCATTAAACAGGCCGAACAGGCTGTTTTTGAAGAAATTGAAAAGTTGAAACTTGAACTTGTTGAGCAAAATGAACTCGATAAAGTCAAAAATAAAGTGGAATCTTCCCTTGCCTTTTCAGAATTGAGTGTTTCAAACAAGGCTATGACCCTTGCCTATTATGAATTATTAGGTGATGCAGAAATGATTAATCAGGAAATCGGTAAATATATGCTTGTATCTCCATTAGAAATTAAAAAGCTTGCAAATGAAATATTTAAGGGGCAAAATTGCTCTACACTTTATTATTTATCAAAGAAATAA
- a CDS encoding rhomboid family intramembrane serine protease: MNNPVFAELKNKFIAGSALIQLIVVNIVVFICVKLVKLIYFLMNLGDDSFRTLIKYFAVPADLISLLGKPWTLITYMFLHVDFMHILFNMFVLYLGGRIFSEYLGDKKFISTYFLGGISGAILYIIAFNAFPAFENILPNAIAMGASASVLAILVAAATFVPNYTVHLILIGPVKLKYIVIFLVLLDVISIESSNPGGHIAHLGGAIYGYIYISSLKKGFNVARWFENIADFFTRLFKPGSKLKVAYKKKLSDQDYNEVKIKKQEKMDDILDKISRSGYESLTKEEKEFLFKISKNL; the protein is encoded by the coding sequence ATGAATAATCCTGTTTTTGCAGAATTGAAAAATAAATTTATTGCTGGTTCGGCATTAATACAGCTAATTGTTGTAAATATTGTTGTTTTTATTTGTGTGAAACTAGTAAAACTAATTTATTTTTTAATGAATTTAGGAGATGATTCCTTTCGGACATTAATAAAATATTTCGCTGTTCCGGCTGATTTAATATCTCTTTTAGGAAAACCTTGGACCTTAATTACCTATATGTTTCTTCATGTAGATTTCATGCACATATTATTTAATATGTTCGTATTATATTTAGGTGGAAGGATATTTAGTGAATACCTGGGTGACAAAAAGTTTATTAGCACCTATTTTTTAGGAGGAATTTCAGGGGCTATTTTATATATCATTGCTTTTAACGCCTTTCCTGCATTTGAAAACATACTTCCAAATGCCATTGCAATGGGAGCTTCTGCTTCAGTTTTGGCAATACTTGTTGCTGCCGCCACTTTCGTTCCCAATTACACTGTACACCTTATACTTATTGGTCCGGTAAAATTGAAATATATTGTGATTTTTCTGGTATTGTTGGATGTAATAAGTATTGAATCAAGTAATCCCGGAGGACATATTGCTCATTTAGGTGGAGCAATTTATGGATATATTTATATCAGTAGTTTAAAAAAAGGATTTAATGTTGCCCGTTGGTTTGAAAATATAGCCGACTTTTTTACCCGTTTATTTAAACCAGGCTCTAAATTGAAAGTGGCTTACAAAAAAAAATTAAGTGATCAGGATTACAATGAAGTAAAAATTAAAAAGCAGGAAAAAATGGATGATATATTGGATAAAATTTCGCGATCTGGGTACGAAAGCCTGACCAAAGAGGAAAAGGAATTTCTATTTAAAATTAGTAAAAATCTATAG
- a CDS encoding NYN domain-containing protein: protein MNELKIALLIDGDNAQPNLLKDILTETGRYGKVTIRRIYGDWTSPSMNGWKTQLNSFAIRPMQKFSYSKGKNSTDSAMIIDAMDILHGKLVNAFCLISSDSDYTGLANRIREEGVFVMGIGQAKTPDAFVKACELFIFTENLTPDETVAAIKKKINSRKNISLTIPENINEQHGLDNFEKINTDINLESEKNSIKSKITKQPLEIRMINSAFDMVKQDDESAYLGAIGEALRRLDSSFDPRTFGFNSLTSLFKSLSEKYELEYRNNGTSVYIKQKY from the coding sequence ATGAACGAATTAAAAATAGCCTTGCTCATAGACGGAGACAATGCACAGCCCAATTTATTAAAAGACATATTAACAGAAACAGGAAGATACGGTAAAGTTACCATTCGCAGAATTTATGGTGACTGGACTTCCCCGAGCATGAATGGTTGGAAGACACAACTCAATAGTTTTGCAATTAGACCTATGCAGAAATTTTCCTATTCCAAAGGCAAAAACTCCACCGACAGCGCAATGATAATAGATGCAATGGATATACTGCACGGTAAACTAGTAAATGCATTTTGTTTGATATCAAGTGATAGCGATTACACCGGACTTGCCAACAGGATAAGAGAAGAAGGAGTATTTGTAATGGGAATTGGGCAAGCTAAGACCCCGGATGCCTTTGTTAAGGCTTGCGAACTATTTATTTTTACTGAAAATTTAACACCTGATGAGACTGTTGCTGCTATTAAAAAGAAAATAAATTCCAGAAAAAATATTAGTTTAACTATTCCAGAGAATATTAATGAACAGCATGGGCTCGATAATTTCGAAAAAATAAATACGGATATAAATTTAGAATCTGAAAAAAATTCCATTAAAAGTAAAATTACTAAACAACCACTTGAAATTCGAATGATAAATTCCGCTTTTGATATGGTGAAGCAAGATGATGAATCTGCTTATTTGGGTGCAATTGGTGAAGCCTTAAGAAGATTGGATTCAAGTTTTGACCCAAGAACTTTTGGTTTTAACTCCTTAACCAGCTTATTTAAATCCTTATCTGAAAAATATGAATTAGAATACCGAAATAATGGCACTTCTGTTTATATTAAACAAAAATATTAA